The Rhodococcus antarcticus DNA segment ACCCGTCGGGGCCGTACTCCGCCACGGTCGCGAGCAGGAAGGCCAGCCCGGGCGAGGAGGTGGCGGGGTTCTCCACCTCGGTGAGACCCGCGTACTCGGGCTTGGCCAGGTCGTCGAGGGTCACCGGCTCGGGCAGGCCCCGCGCCGCGAAGTAGCGGGTGTCGATGTTGACGCACACGTCGCTGACGTCGACGGCGGTCAGCGCGTCGCTGCCCGGCACGGCGTGCTGGTCGGCGCCACCCGAGGCCGCCGGCGAGGTGTACGGCGCGAACACCCCCGCCTCCAGCGCGCGGGAGGCGAAGCTGTTGTCCACCCCGTAGGCCACGTCGGCCACCGGCGCGTCCTTGGTCAGCACCAGCTGGTTGGTCAGCGCCCCGGCGTCGCCCCCGGTGCGCAGGTCCACGGCGATCCCGGTCTGCCGGGTGAAGTCCGCGAGCACCCCGTCGGACAGCGCGAAGGAGTCGTGGGTCAGCAGGGTCACGCGGCCGGGGCCCGACGACGCCTGCTGCCCACCCCCACCACCCAGCGAGCAGGCGCTGAGGCTGAGGGCCAGCAGCGCGGCCGTGGCGAGGATGGGTGTACGCACAGTGCTCTCCCGTTGGTCACGGGCAGGCGCGCAGGCACCAGACGTTCCTCCACCAGCATGACCCGGATCAGGTTCGACGGTCGGGGGCTGCGCGCCCACCCTCTCAGCCCCGCGCCGCCGGAGGGGCGGAGAAGGGCTCCCGTGTCTGTATCGGTGCGAACACTAGCCTGGTGCGATGACCACGCTGCTGACGACGACCGAGACCGCTGACGCCCTGGCCGGGCTCCCGGGCTGGGAGCTCGACGGCCCGAGCCTGGTGCGCACGGCCCAGGCGCCGAGCTTTCCCGCCGCGATCGCCCTGGTCACCCGGGTGGGCGAGGTGGCCGAGGGGATGGACCACCACCCCGACATCGACATCCGCTGGTGCACGCTGACCTTCCGCTGCGCCACCCACAGCGAGGGCGGCATCACCGCGCTGGACGTGCGCCTGGCCGCGGAGATCAGCGCGCTGCTGGCTGCGGGCTGAGCTCCCGGACCCGAGCGGCCGGCGGCGGAGCCGTCCGCCGCTCGGTGTCCCCGCGCACCATCAGCAGCAGGACGGCCCCCGCGAGCGCCGGGTAGACGGTCCCGGTCACCGCCAGCGCGAACGGGCGCGAGAAGTCCCAGATGCTGGGCTGCAGGGCGAGCATCAGGCTGATGACGTCCGCCGCGAGCACCACCAGCAGCACGGTGGCCAGCACGCGCGAGGCCAGCGTCCGGCCCAGCGGACCGTGCACCAGCCACAGCGCCACCGGGACGAACCACACCCAGTGGTGGCTCCAGGAGATGGGCGAGGCGAGCAGGCCGAGCAGCTGGACCACGAGGAGCTGGCCGAGCCGGTCGCTGCGGTCCAGGCGCCACCACGCCAGGGCGGCGATCGCGCCGGCGACCGCAACCGCGACGAGCCACGCGGGCCCCGTCCCCACGTCGTGACCGAGCAGGCGGCTCAGCGCCCCGCGCAGCGACTGGTTGATGGCCGAGCCCACCGGACCCACACGGCTCGCGTCGGTGCCCACGTCGAAGAAGTAGGTGCGGGCCTCGGACGGCACGAGGACGAAGCTGAGCACCACGGTGCCCGCGAAGGCCGCGGCGGAGAACACGGCGGCGCGGACGTTGCGCCGTCCCAGCAGGTACAGACCGGTGATGGCGGGGGTGAGCTTGACCCCGGCGAGCAGCCCCACGAGCCCGCCGGTGACCCACCACCGCTGGTTGGTCACCGCCAGCAGAACGCCGAGCACCAGGAACACGTTCACCTGGCCGAAGGTGAGGGTGGTCCGCACGGGCTCCAGCCACACGCCCACGGCCGTCCACACCAGGGCGAGGCGCTGCCAGCCCGGCGTGGAGCACTGCTCGCCCACCAGCATCCGCAGGCTCAGCCGGACCACTCCGTAGAGGGCCGCCATGGTGGCGAGCTGCCAGAGCACGGCGAGCACGGTGAACGACGGCACCCAGTGCAGCGGCACCATGAGCATCGCGGCGAACGGGGGGTAGGTGAACGGCAGCGGGAAGTCCGGCGTCAGGTCGGAGTAGGTGAACGTGTAGAGCCCGCCGCTGCCCAGGCTGGCCGCACCGTAGGAGTAGACCCGCAGGTCGACCAGGTCCAACCCGCTGGAGATGCCGAAGGTGGCGGCCATCCGGCCCAGCACCGAGACCAGCAGCAGCAGCGGGGCGCCGAGACGGACCGCACGCTCGGCGACCCCGAGCGGCACCGGCGCCACGACGGGACCGGTCATCAGTCCTGCATCCGGTTGAACTGGGCGAGCAGCTCGCCGAACCGGCGGGTGTCGGCGTCGTCCCAGCCGTCGAGCAGGCTCCCGAACCGTGCCCTGCGGGCGACGCGGGCCCGGGCGAGGCGGGCGGTGCCGTCCGCGGTCATCGAGATCTTGGCGGAGCGGCGGTCGGCGCTGTCCTCCACCCGCCCCACCAGGCCCAGACCCGTGAGCAGCGCGATCTGGCGGCTCGCGGTGGGCTTGCCGATGCCGTAGTAGCTGGCCAGGTCGGTCAACCGGACCTCGCCGACCTCGTCCACGCGGAGCAGCAGCGCGTACGCCGCGGGCTCCAGGCCCGGGTGGACCTCCTTGGCCATCTCCCCGGAGAACGAGCGTGCCCGGCGGAACAGCACAGCCATCTCGTGCTCCACGAGGTCGTGGGGCCGGTTCCCGGTCATCGTGCAAGCCTAGGTGCAGTGCTGGGGACGGGCTCCCGACAGCCCGCCCACCGTGGTCTCGAACACCCGGGGCACCGGGTCGGGCCGCCGGGCGCACACTGGTGCCGTGCTGCTCGCCGCCTCGTACACCGGCCCCCCTGAGCTGACGCCCGCCCGGGTGTTCACCGAGTGGACGGTGGACGTGCCGACCGTGCTGCTGGTGCTCCTGCTCGGGGGTGCGTACGCGCTGGGCGTGCGGCGGGTCCGGGAGTCCGGCGGGACGTGGCCGGTGAACCGGGTGGTGGCCTTCACGGCCGGGGTGGTG contains these protein-coding regions:
- a CDS encoding mannosyltransferase; translated protein: MTGPVVAPVPLGVAERAVRLGAPLLLLVSVLGRMAATFGISSGLDLVDLRVYSYGAASLGSGGLYTFTYSDLTPDFPLPFTYPPFAAMLMVPLHWVPSFTVLAVLWQLATMAALYGVVRLSLRMLVGEQCSTPGWQRLALVWTAVGVWLEPVRTTLTFGQVNVFLVLGVLLAVTNQRWWVTGGLVGLLAGVKLTPAITGLYLLGRRNVRAAVFSAAAFAGTVVLSFVLVPSEARTYFFDVGTDASRVGPVGSAINQSLRGALSRLLGHDVGTGPAWLVAVAVAGAIAALAWWRLDRSDRLGQLLVVQLLGLLASPISWSHHWVWFVPVALWLVHGPLGRTLASRVLATVLLVVLAADVISLMLALQPSIWDFSRPFALAVTGTVYPALAGAVLLLMVRGDTERRTAPPPAARVRELSPQPAAR
- a CDS encoding thiamine ABC transporter substrate-binding protein, with translation MRTPILATAALLALSLSACSLGGGGGQQASSGPGRVTLLTHDSFALSDGVLADFTRQTGIAVDLRTGGDAGALTNQLVLTKDAPVADVAYGVDNSFASRALEAGVFAPYTSPAASGGADQHAVPGSDALTAVDVSDVCVNIDTRYFAARGLPEPVTLDDLAKPEYAGLTEVENPATSSPGLAFLLATVAEYGPDGWQDYWTKLRGNGVAVADGWTQAYTVDFSGSSGGGPRPIVVSYASSPPAESVDGAAPPTKALLDTCFRQVEYAGVLTGAKNPTGAKALVDFLLSAEVQADVPGQMYVYPVQTGTPLPADWASYAPVPTAPLSVDPQQIADNRDAWTQTWRTIVQG
- a CDS encoding 4a-hydroxytetrahydrobiopterin dehydratase; translated protein: MTTLLTTTETADALAGLPGWELDGPSLVRTAQAPSFPAAIALVTRVGEVAEGMDHHPDIDIRWCTLTFRCATHSEGGITALDVRLAAEISALLAAG
- a CDS encoding MarR family winged helix-turn-helix transcriptional regulator, which encodes MTGNRPHDLVEHEMAVLFRRARSFSGEMAKEVHPGLEPAAYALLLRVDEVGEVRLTDLASYYGIGKPTASRQIALLTGLGLVGRVEDSADRRSAKISMTADGTARLARARVARRARFGSLLDGWDDADTRRFGELLAQFNRMQD